From the Lysobacterales bacterium genome, one window contains:
- a CDS encoding glutamine--tRNA ligase/YqeY domain fusion protein yields MSETPVPNHFIRQIVLDDLASGKHTRIATRFPPEPNGYLHIGHAKSICLNFGMAAEFDGRCNLRFDDTNPAKEDPEYVAAIQEDVQWLGFEWAELRHASDYFELIYRCALKLIRDGRAFVCDLSADEVREYRGTLTQPGRNSPFRDRSVAENLDLFARMKAGEFADGSRTLRAKIDMSSGNINLRDPALYRIRKVEHQNTGNDWCIYPMYDFAHVVSDAVEGITHSLCTLEFEDHRPLYDWCLDQLPVWHMPELADELARLGLKPGRPRQIEFSRLNLDFLVMSKRKLLALVNEGLVAGWDDPRMPTLRGIRRRGFTPEAIRSFIRNAGVTKQESVLEFSLLENEVRNDLDARAERRMAIIDPLKLVITNLTGPHEETLRMANHPKDEARGTRAVPFSRELWIEREDFMEVPPKGYHRLVPGGEVRLRGVGIVKCEDLVKDANGDVLEVHCTLDESTRHGMPGADRKVKGTIHWVSARHAIAAETRLYDRLFTVADPDDDRDGKTYRDHLNPNSVRVVTARLEPSLADVAAETRFQFERLGYFVADRVDHRSDQPVFNRVCTLRDSWARTVK; encoded by the coding sequence ATGAGCGAGACGCCTGTCCCCAACCATTTCATCCGCCAGATCGTCCTCGACGATCTCGCCTCCGGCAAACACACCCGCATCGCGACGCGTTTCCCGCCCGAGCCGAACGGCTACCTGCACATCGGTCACGCGAAGTCGATCTGCCTGAATTTCGGCATGGCTGCCGAATTCGACGGTCGCTGCAACCTGCGCTTCGACGACACCAATCCGGCCAAGGAAGACCCGGAATATGTCGCCGCGATCCAGGAAGACGTGCAATGGCTCGGCTTCGAGTGGGCGGAATTGCGCCATGCGTCCGACTACTTCGAGCTGATCTACCGTTGTGCGCTGAAGCTGATCCGCGACGGGCGTGCCTTCGTCTGCGACCTGAGCGCCGATGAAGTGCGCGAATACCGTGGCACGTTGACGCAACCGGGTCGCAACAGTCCATTTCGTGATCGTTCGGTGGCCGAGAATCTCGATCTTTTCGCGCGCATGAAGGCCGGCGAGTTTGCCGATGGCTCGCGCACGCTGCGCGCGAAGATCGACATGAGTTCAGGCAACATCAACCTGCGCGATCCGGCGCTGTATCGCATCCGCAAGGTCGAGCATCAGAACACCGGCAACGACTGGTGCATCTATCCGATGTACGACTTCGCGCACGTCGTCTCAGACGCGGTCGAAGGCATTACCCATTCCCTGTGCACACTCGAATTCGAGGACCATCGACCGCTGTACGACTGGTGCCTCGACCAGCTGCCGGTCTGGCACATGCCGGAGCTCGCCGACGAACTTGCCCGCCTCGGGCTGAAACCCGGCCGGCCGCGCCAGATCGAGTTCTCGCGACTGAATCTCGATTTCCTGGTGATGAGCAAGCGCAAGCTGCTCGCGCTGGTGAATGAAGGACTGGTCGCCGGCTGGGACGACCCACGCATGCCGACCCTGCGCGGCATCCGCCGCCGCGGCTTCACGCCCGAGGCGATCCGCAGCTTCATCCGCAATGCCGGCGTCACCAAGCAGGAATCGGTGCTGGAGTTCTCGCTGCTCGAGAACGAAGTACGCAACGATCTCGACGCCCGCGCCGAGCGACGCATGGCCATCATTGATCCGCTCAAGCTCGTGATCACGAACCTGACCGGACCGCATGAAGAAACGCTGCGCATGGCGAATCATCCCAAGGACGAGGCGCGTGGCACGCGTGCAGTGCCGTTTTCGCGCGAGCTCTGGATCGAGCGCGAGGACTTCATGGAGGTGCCGCCCAAGGGCTACCACCGCCTGGTTCCCGGAGGTGAGGTGCGTCTGCGCGGCGTCGGCATCGTGAAATGCGAGGACCTGGTCAAGGATGCGAACGGCGATGTGCTCGAAGTGCATTGCACGCTCGACGAGAGCACGCGCCATGGCATGCCCGGCGCTGACCGCAAGGTGAAAGGCACGATCCACTGGGTCAGCGCGAGACACGCCATCGCTGCGGAGACGCGTCTTTACGACCGCCTGTTCACGGTGGCCGATCCGGACGACGACCGCGACGGCAAGACCTATCGCGATCACCTGAATCCGAATTCGGTACGCGTCGTCACCGCGCGCCTCGAACCTTCACTCGCGGACGTCGCGGCGGAAACACGCTTCCAGTTCGAACGCCTCGGCTACTTCGTCGCCGATCGTGTCGACCATCGCTCCGACCAACCGGTCTTCAATCGTGTCTGCACCCTGCGCGATTCCTGGGCCAGGACGGTCAAGTAA
- a CDS encoding DUF3253 domain-containing protein: protein MLIRECVVELLEHRTPDATICPSEAARILGGELNVEWRDLMRPVRDVAAKMADQGAIDIVQSGRPVNIHDARGPVRLRLRRKRSRGH from the coding sequence GTGCTGATCCGCGAGTGTGTCGTTGAACTGCTCGAGCACCGCACGCCGGACGCCACGATCTGTCCCAGCGAAGCCGCACGCATCCTTGGCGGCGAACTCAATGTCGAATGGCGCGACCTGATGCGCCCGGTGCGCGATGTCGCCGCAAAGATGGCGGACCAGGGCGCGATCGACATCGTCCAGTCCGGCCGTCCGGTGAATATTCACGACGCCCGCGGGCCGGTGCGCCTGCGCCTGCGTCGCAAGCGCAGCCGCGGTCACTGA
- a CDS encoding YqgE/AlgH family protein — MSSSRYLSRHLLIAMPALEDPNFARGVTLICQHNEEGAMGLTVNRPSDWRLGEVMRQVGVTRTPPEIADQRVLLGGPVQMERGFVLHEPGQPWESSASIGDDLMVTTSRDVLQAIAAGHGPKRYLVLLGYAGWSAGQLEQEMRDNAWLTAEPRDNDILFETPIEKRWDASARLLGVDIHMLSGTAGHA; from the coding sequence ATGTCCTCGTCCCGCTACTTGTCCAGACACCTGCTGATCGCGATGCCTGCGCTCGAAGACCCGAACTTCGCGCGCGGCGTCACCCTGATCTGTCAGCACAATGAGGAGGGCGCGATGGGACTGACCGTCAATCGTCCGTCCGACTGGCGCCTCGGCGAAGTGATGCGACAGGTGGGTGTCACCCGCACGCCACCCGAGATCGCCGACCAGCGCGTATTGCTCGGCGGGCCGGTGCAGATGGAGCGTGGCTTCGTCCTGCACGAACCCGGCCAGCCTTGGGAGTCGAGCGCGAGCATCGGCGACGACCTGATGGTGACCACCTCCAGGGACGTGCTTCAGGCGATCGCGGCCGGTCACGGCCCGAAGCGCTACCTCGTCTTGCTCGGCTATGCCGGCTGGTCGGCCGGCCAGCTCGAACAGGAGATGCGCGACAATGCCTGGCTGACCGCCGAGCCGCGCGACAACGACATCCTGTTCGAGACGCCGATCGAGAAGCGCTGGGATGCCTCGGCGCGCCTGCTCGGCGTCGATATCCACATGCTGTCCGGAACCGCTGGACATGCCTGA
- the rlmM gene encoding 23S rRNA (cytidine(2498)-2'-O)-methyltransferase RlmM, translating into MIALTRTGFEPECAQELEHELAARGGAGYAQTRRDSGFVELHVHQPPQRKLRVRELIFVRQLLPVRASFEALDPKDRVGPILTDVKASGVMLSDVWVETADSPDGEQLRAFARSFESAMATALKREKRFDARSMHRLHLFAHSGTQIDVSIATHAETAPWKGGIPRLRFPSDAPSRSTLKLEEAFLVLLDDDERGRWLQPGMTAVDLGACPGGWTYQFVRRSIRTFAVDNGAMAESLMATGIVEHLRADGFRYQPNKPVEWMVCDMVEQPIKVAERMATWLREGWCRHTMFNLKLPMKKRWPEVQRCFEAMRAAVPFELDLRAKQLYHDREEITVFATRA; encoded by the coding sequence CTGATCGCCCTCACCCGCACCGGTTTTGAACCCGAATGCGCGCAGGAACTGGAGCACGAACTCGCTGCACGTGGCGGTGCCGGTTATGCGCAGACCCGACGCGACAGCGGCTTCGTCGAATTGCATGTGCACCAGCCGCCGCAACGAAAGCTTCGCGTTCGTGAATTGATCTTCGTGCGGCAATTGCTGCCCGTGCGCGCGTCGTTCGAAGCTCTGGATCCGAAGGATCGGGTCGGACCGATCCTCACTGATGTGAAGGCGTCGGGCGTGATGCTCAGCGATGTCTGGGTCGAAACCGCGGACAGTCCGGATGGCGAACAATTGCGTGCGTTTGCGCGCAGCTTCGAATCCGCGATGGCGACCGCGTTGAAGCGCGAAAAGCGCTTCGACGCGCGCAGCATGCACCGCCTGCACTTGTTCGCGCACAGCGGTACGCAGATCGATGTATCGATTGCGACCCATGCCGAAACCGCGCCATGGAAAGGCGGCATTCCGCGCCTGCGCTTTCCGTCCGATGCACCGAGCCGCTCCACACTCAAGCTCGAAGAAGCCTTTCTGGTCCTGCTCGACGACGACGAACGCGGGCGCTGGCTGCAACCGGGCATGACCGCCGTCGATCTCGGCGCCTGTCCCGGCGGCTGGACCTACCAATTCGTGCGCCGTTCGATCCGCACCTTCGCGGTCGATAACGGCGCGATGGCGGAGTCGTTGATGGCCACCGGGATCGTCGAACATCTGCGCGCCGACGGCTTTCGGTACCAGCCGAACAAACCGGTGGAGTGGATGGTCTGCGACATGGTCGAACAGCCGATCAAGGTCGCCGAACGCATGGCGACGTGGTTGCGCGAAGGCTGGTGCCGGCACACCATGTTCAACCTCAAGCTGCCGATGAAGAAGCGCTGGCCCGAAGTGCAACGATGCTTCGAGGCGATGCGCGCGGCGGTACCGTTCGAGCTCGATCTGCGTGCCAAGCAGCTGTATCACGATCGCGAGGAAATCACCGTGTTCGCGACGCGCGCCTGA
- a CDS encoding energy transducer TonB has product MLFSAILHAIVILGVTFDYEDPAAYLPSLDVILVQSAAATKPDKADFLANASQQGGGESEESKRPRQPVTSPIPKATDGLAPAPQRAGAPKPQKATPQPVLRGSAKDFQVQRVDDAQPETPDVPQVSARELIEHSLEMAKLAAELERQTEAYAKRPKRKFISASTREYAYAAYMRAWVAKIERIGNLNYPDEARRRQVHNSLVLTVAVKRDGSVERIDLIQSSGSEILDQAAIRIVELGAPFSPLPASDEGIDVLHITRTWQFLDGSVTGK; this is encoded by the coding sequence CTGCTGTTCTCGGCGATCCTGCATGCCATCGTGATCCTCGGCGTCACCTTCGACTACGAGGACCCGGCTGCCTACCTGCCCAGCCTCGACGTGATCCTCGTGCAGTCGGCCGCCGCGACCAAACCGGACAAGGCCGACTTCCTCGCCAATGCCTCGCAGCAGGGCGGCGGCGAATCCGAAGAATCGAAGCGCCCGCGCCAACCGGTCACCAGTCCGATTCCGAAAGCGACCGACGGCTTGGCACCGGCACCGCAACGCGCGGGGGCACCCAAGCCGCAGAAAGCGACGCCGCAACCGGTGCTGCGCGGCAGTGCCAAGGACTTCCAGGTCCAGCGTGTCGATGACGCACAGCCGGAAACGCCCGACGTGCCCCAGGTCAGCGCGCGGGAGCTGATCGAGCACAGTCTCGAGATGGCCAAGCTTGCGGCGGAACTCGAACGCCAGACCGAAGCCTATGCAAAACGCCCGAAGCGCAAATTCATTTCGGCCAGCACGCGGGAATACGCCTATGCCGCCTACATGCGCGCCTGGGTCGCGAAAATCGAACGCATCGGCAATCTGAATTATCCCGATGAAGCGCGGCGTCGGCAGGTGCACAACAGCCTGGTGCTGACCGTCGCGGTCAAGCGCGACGGCTCGGTCGAACGGATCGACCTGATCCAGTCCTCGGGCTCAGAGATCCTGGATCAGGCAGCGATCCGCATCGTCGAACTCGGCGCACCGTTTTCACCGCTGCCCGCCAGCGATGAAGGCATCGATGTGCTGCATATCACCCGGACCTGGCAATTCCTGGATGGCAGCGTCACCGGGAAATGA
- the ruvX gene encoding Holliday junction resolvase RuvX, with protein sequence MPEATIVLGFDFGLRRIGVAVGQRITGTASAVAVLRNADSGPDWMACDALLKTWRPDALIVGLPLARDGQEQPMTHAARAYANALEGRYRLPVHFADERFTSRAADAEFAAARRAGLARRKDAAMLDAQAARRIVEQWLSQPQTESSTA encoded by the coding sequence ATGCCTGAAGCCACGATCGTGCTCGGATTCGACTTCGGCCTGCGTCGCATCGGCGTCGCGGTCGGTCAGCGCATCACCGGCACGGCCAGTGCCGTCGCCGTGCTGCGCAACGCCGACAGCGGCCCCGACTGGATGGCCTGCGATGCGCTGCTGAAGACCTGGCGCCCGGACGCCCTGATTGTCGGATTGCCGCTTGCCCGCGACGGCCAGGAGCAACCGATGACCCACGCCGCGCGCGCCTATGCGAACGCGCTGGAAGGGCGCTATCGCCTGCCGGTGCATTTCGCCGACGAACGCTTCACCTCGCGGGCGGCCGATGCCGAATTCGCGGCGGCGCGGCGAGCCGGTCTCGCGCGTCGCAAGGACGCAGCGATGCTGGACGCGCAGGCTGCGCGGCGCATCGTCGAACAATGGCTGAGCCAGCCGCAGACCGAGTCCAGCACCGCATGA
- a CDS encoding TMEM165/GDT1 family protein, which translates to MEALLLSTLAVAIAEIGDKTQLLSLVLAARYRRPWAICLGILAATLLNHALAGAFGMLIAQRLSPDALRWIIGLSFLAVAAWTLVPDKLDDEDALPTTGRGVFIATLVAFFIAEMGDKTQVATVVLAAQHSPLWAVVVGTTIGMLLANVPVVFLGSRLADRLPLRAARFSAAFLFAAMGLWMLLR; encoded by the coding sequence GTGGAAGCCCTTCTCCTCTCGACCCTCGCGGTCGCGATCGCCGAAATCGGCGACAAGACCCAATTGCTGTCCCTGGTGCTGGCCGCCCGCTACCGACGGCCGTGGGCGATCTGCCTCGGCATCCTCGCTGCGACGTTGCTCAACCACGCCCTGGCCGGCGCATTCGGCATGCTCATCGCACAGCGGCTGTCGCCAGATGCATTGCGCTGGATCATCGGCCTGAGTTTCCTCGCCGTTGCGGCGTGGACGCTGGTACCGGACAAACTCGATGACGAGGATGCATTGCCGACGACCGGGCGCGGCGTGTTCATTGCCACCTTGGTCGCATTCTTCATCGCCGAAATGGGCGACAAGACCCAGGTCGCGACCGTGGTGCTGGCCGCACAACACTCGCCGCTGTGGGCGGTGGTCGTCGGCACTACGATCGGTATGCTGCTCGCGAACGTGCCAGTGGTGTTCCTTGGCAGCAGACTCGCCGATCGCCTGCCGCTGCGCGCGGCGCGTTTCAGCGCGGCATTCCTGTTCGCGGCAATGGGCCTGTGGATGCTGCTGCGCTGA
- a CDS encoding nucleoside deaminase, which produces MIYAQVHLTLPAWVSSDIDPLTRFDDDDSRMRFVAGLARKNVELGTGGPFGAAIFDGEGRLVSVGVNRVMPQNCSLAHAEIMAFLTAQQRLQRFRLNEGGGRYVLVTSAQPCCQCYGASFWAGIDEMHIGARAEDVMSLTEFDEGPLPADWIGELEKRGVAVKRDLLRNECRDVLAFYSASGGANY; this is translated from the coding sequence ATGATCTACGCCCAAGTCCACCTGACCCTGCCCGCATGGGTGTCGTCCGACATCGATCCACTGACGCGCTTCGACGACGATGATTCGCGCATGCGCTTCGTCGCCGGGCTCGCCCGCAAGAACGTCGAACTCGGCACCGGCGGCCCGTTCGGTGCCGCGATTTTCGACGGCGAAGGGAGGCTCGTCAGCGTTGGCGTGAATCGCGTGATGCCGCAGAACTGTTCGCTCGCACACGCCGAGATCATGGCTTTCCTGACCGCGCAACAGCGCCTGCAGCGCTTCCGCCTGAACGAGGGCGGCGGCCGCTACGTCCTGGTCACGTCGGCGCAGCCCTGCTGCCAATGCTATGGCGCGAGCTTCTGGGCAGGCATCGACGAGATGCACATCGGCGCCCGCGCCGAGGACGTGATGAGCCTCACCGAGTTCGACGAAGGTCCGCTGCCCGCCGACTGGATCGGCGAACTGGAAAAGCGCGGCGTGGCGGTGAAGCGCGACCTCCTGCGCAACGAGTGTCGCGATGTACTCGCGTTCTACAGCGCCAGCGGTGGCGCGAATTACTGA
- a CDS encoding M36 family metallopeptidase has protein sequence MAMMVTATLAQSALTKDLAPIDRWADARPAARAHAPVIGAGLLSEFRGHVDDRLGVPTFLWAGPDASRSPMSPTVGTPEGIARVHLKRLADAYKVGADQIDALQVVNTSRLKNGSQIVQLQNAAGGIEVFRERISVLINPRGDLVSVGGYIASTDLIDASMQAPGARAAMFAMSGADAAALALADYGFDAAAAASASISQGEGGFQNIALPAAANGASLAEPARVKPVWFRSGAGLIPAHYVEVQVAETPESSADYYAYVISAKDGQVLFRHNQTAEHTYRVYAETTGALLPYPGPEGRANAPHPTAQPDGVQPPFVPSVSTTLTQGPISNPAHIWLAPGATETTGNNAEAYADFNNPDGFSAGDLRGATNGVDTFNYVYDTSLDVGVNATQRQAGIVNLFYMNNWLHDWYYDAGFDEASGNGQVVNYSGLGIGGDSIKAEAQDASGTNNANMSTPSDGGRPRMQMYTWSGQTPRRVDYLAGVVLPSVTSAVGVLVTPSVPGATADITNDVVVVNDGSVTGTNGTTTDACQTPFVNDAAVNGKIALVDRVAATRGCSIGTTLANAQANGAIAVLFINTSTVGVSVTGSLPAFTIPYFSVSLADGNAIKAAIASPTTVTLRLRREPPAVSREGGIDNAVIAHEWGHYISNRLVQNSAGLTNNTGRGMGEGWADFHSLLMQVKEDDDLAPSNPNYVGTYSVASHSQSGPSTSYFPNTGPYFGIRRYPYSTNFNKDPLTYGHTVTGAVIDPSVPRSANGAADNAAVHNIGEVWASMLWECYTGLLRDTGRLSFAESQDRMKRYIIAGYKLTPPAPTILEARDALLSAIQAEDEQDFQICASGFARRGAGSGAVAPDRFSLTNAGTVQSFAFDSAAEVVSATLDDSTAACDADGELDNEETGALNVVVRNSGFQSLLNTTVTVTSPTAGISFPNGNTFAVPASAAFSSVTVAIPVRAQGFAAIGGAVFDVEVNDPALDNAAINQFELRVNANVVPNSSLVDTFESDTAWTKQLASLYGPVPAGTMSDTFYWGQLAYSATDHTLYGPNLGGPFVTWLVSPPLAMSASDPFVMTYDSAHSFEAPNWDGGVIEYSTNDGATWADITTLTGAALTPAYSGALTATSFFPSRLAYRATNAAWPNFNTYRIDIPAASPVAGQTIRLRFGVAADSSAADYGWEIDNVNVSGVSNTPFTAVVAHVGGCNAGLFGDGFE, from the coding sequence TTGGCGATGATGGTAACGGCGACGCTGGCACAGTCGGCGCTGACAAAGGATCTCGCACCGATCGATCGCTGGGCCGATGCTCGGCCTGCAGCACGTGCGCATGCGCCGGTGATCGGCGCTGGCTTGCTGTCCGAATTCCGTGGTCATGTCGACGACCGTCTCGGTGTGCCGACCTTCCTTTGGGCCGGCCCGGATGCTTCGCGTTCGCCGATGAGTCCGACCGTCGGCACGCCTGAAGGCATTGCCCGCGTGCATCTCAAGCGACTTGCCGATGCCTACAAGGTCGGTGCCGACCAGATCGATGCGCTGCAGGTGGTGAATACGTCGCGGCTGAAGAATGGCTCGCAGATCGTGCAGCTTCAGAACGCCGCCGGTGGTATCGAGGTGTTCCGCGAGCGCATTTCGGTGCTGATCAATCCGCGTGGCGATCTCGTTTCAGTGGGCGGCTACATCGCCAGCACGGACTTGATCGATGCGTCGATGCAGGCGCCCGGCGCACGTGCGGCAATGTTTGCAATGAGTGGTGCCGATGCTGCAGCGCTGGCACTGGCCGACTACGGCTTCGATGCCGCGGCCGCCGCGTCAGCCTCGATCAGTCAGGGCGAAGGTGGCTTCCAGAACATCGCGCTGCCTGCTGCAGCCAACGGTGCGTCCTTGGCCGAGCCTGCGCGCGTCAAGCCGGTCTGGTTTCGCTCGGGCGCAGGGCTGATTCCGGCGCATTACGTCGAGGTCCAGGTCGCCGAGACGCCCGAATCGTCTGCCGATTACTACGCTTACGTGATCAGCGCAAAGGACGGGCAGGTCTTGTTCCGTCACAACCAGACGGCCGAACATACCTATCGCGTCTACGCCGAAACGACCGGCGCCCTGCTGCCGTATCCGGGCCCGGAGGGCCGCGCCAATGCGCCGCATCCGACGGCCCAGCCGGACGGCGTGCAACCGCCCTTCGTGCCGTCGGTGTCGACGACCCTGACACAGGGACCGATTTCGAACCCTGCACACATCTGGCTTGCGCCCGGCGCGACGGAGACCACCGGCAACAACGCCGAAGCCTATGCCGACTTCAACAATCCGGATGGGTTCAGTGCCGGCGACCTCCGTGGTGCCACCAACGGCGTGGACACGTTCAACTATGTCTACGACACCTCGCTGGATGTCGGCGTCAACGCCACCCAGCGTCAGGCCGGGATCGTCAACCTGTTCTACATGAACAACTGGCTGCACGACTGGTACTACGACGCCGGCTTCGATGAAGCCTCGGGCAATGGCCAGGTGGTCAATTACTCCGGACTCGGAATCGGTGGCGACAGCATCAAGGCCGAAGCCCAGGATGCGAGTGGCACCAACAATGCCAACATGTCGACGCCTTCGGACGGCGGTCGTCCGCGCATGCAGATGTACACCTGGTCCGGCCAGACACCGCGTCGCGTCGACTATCTGGCGGGCGTCGTGCTGCCGTCGGTGACCTCGGCCGTCGGCGTGCTGGTGACGCCGTCGGTGCCCGGCGCGACGGCGGACATCACGAATGACGTGGTGGTCGTTAACGATGGCAGCGTGACCGGCACCAACGGTACGACCACCGATGCCTGCCAGACGCCATTCGTCAACGATGCCGCCGTCAACGGCAAGATCGCCCTGGTCGATCGTGTCGCAGCGACGCGCGGCTGCAGCATTGGCACCACCCTCGCGAACGCACAGGCCAATGGTGCCATCGCCGTGTTGTTCATCAACACCAGCACGGTTGGCGTGAGCGTCACCGGGTCCTTGCCCGCCTTCACGATTCCGTATTTCTCGGTGTCCCTGGCAGATGGCAATGCGATCAAGGCCGCGATTGCGTCACCGACGACCGTGACCTTGCGCCTGCGTCGCGAACCGCCTGCGGTCTCGCGTGAAGGCGGTATCGACAACGCGGTCATCGCGCACGAGTGGGGCCACTACATCAGCAACCGCCTGGTCCAGAATTCGGCCGGCCTGACCAACAATACCGGTCGTGGCATGGGTGAAGGTTGGGCCGACTTCCATTCGCTGCTGATGCAGGTGAAGGAAGACGACGATCTGGCGCCGAGCAACCCGAACTATGTCGGCACCTACAGTGTCGCCTCGCACTCGCAGTCCGGTCCGAGCACCTCGTATTTCCCGAACACCGGGCCGTACTTCGGCATTCGTCGCTACCCGTATTCGACCAACTTCAACAAGGATCCGTTGACCTACGGTCATACGGTGACCGGCGCCGTCATCGACCCGTCCGTGCCGCGCAGCGCCAATGGTGCGGCCGACAACGCCGCAGTCCACAACATCGGTGAAGTCTGGGCCTCGATGCTGTGGGAGTGCTACACCGGCCTGCTGCGCGACACCGGTCGACTCAGCTTCGCCGAGTCGCAGGACCGCATGAAGCGCTACATCATCGCGGGCTACAAGCTGACGCCACCGGCACCGACCATCCTGGAAGCGCGTGATGCCCTGCTGTCGGCGATCCAGGCCGAAGACGAGCAGGATTTCCAGATCTGCGCATCGGGCTTTGCGCGTCGCGGTGCGGGTTCGGGTGCGGTGGCACCGGATCGGTTCTCCCTCACCAATGCCGGCACCGTTCAGAGCTTCGCGTTCGATTCGGCGGCTGAAGTGGTGTCCGCCACGCTCGACGACAGCACCGCCGCTTGCGATGCCGACGGCGAGCTCGACAATGAGGAAACCGGTGCGCTGAACGTCGTGGTTCGCAACTCCGGCTTCCAGTCGTTGTTGAACACCACGGTGACCGTGACCTCGCCGACCGCTGGCATCAGTTTCCCGAACGGCAACACGTTCGCGGTGCCTGCATCCGCGGCCTTCTCATCGGTGACGGTCGCGATTCCGGTTCGCGCTCAGGGCTTCGCGGCGATCGGCGGCGCGGTCTTCGATGTCGAGGTGAATGATCCTGCCCTCGACAATGCCGCGATCAACCAGTTCGAATTGCGCGTCAATGCCAATGTCGTGCCGAACTCGTCGCTGGTCGACACGTTCGAGTCCGACACCGCGTGGACCAAGCAGTTGGCCAGTCTCTACGGACCGGTTCCCGCAGGCACGATGAGCGATACCTTCTATTGGGGACAGCTGGCTTACTCGGCGACCGACCATACGCTGTACGGTCCGAACCTCGGCGGTCCGTTCGTGACTTGGCTGGTGTCGCCGCCCTTGGCGATGTCGGCTAGCGATCCGTTCGTGATGACCTACGACAGCGCACACAGCTTCGAAGCGCCGAACTGGGATGGTGGCGTCATCGAGTACTCGACCAATGACGGTGCGACCTGGGCGGATATCACGACCTTGACCGGCGCGGCCCTGACGCCGGCGTATTCGGGCGCGCTCACGGCAACGAGTTTCTTCCCGTCGCGTCTCGCCTATCGTGCAACCAATGCGGCGTGGCCGAACTTCAACACCTATCGCATCGACATCCCGGCCGCATCGCCGGTCGCGGGACAGACGATCCGCTTGCGCTTCGGTGTTGCCGCGGATTCTTCCGCCGCGGACTACGGCTGGGAAATCGACAACGTCAACGTGTCTGGCGTGAGCAATACGCCGTTCACCGCGGTCGTGGCGCATGTCGGCGGCTGCAATGCGGGCTTGTTCGGCGACGGCTTCGAATAA
- a CDS encoding aspartate carbamoyltransferase catalytic subunit — translation MNAATPRRHLITLAEMSRAEMQTLFALADSLRESDRPQVLAGRTVVNLFFEPSTRTRVSFELAAMRLGAQVVPFDIEHSSTQKGETLLDTLRNLEAMGCEQFVVRHKENGTPGFLAEQAAEGVSIINAGDGNHAHPTQGLLDAYTILRHKPDLANRRVAIIGDILHSRVARSDIQALQTLGIGELRVAGPEALLPGRDALPGCIVHHRIDDAVRDADVVIMLRLQKERMQHALIASDADYFRDWGLDEARLRRAHPQAIVMHPGPINRNVEIADAVADGAQSRILEQVSNGVAIRMAVMATLAGAAG, via the coding sequence ATGAACGCTGCAACGCCCCGACGCCACCTGATCACCCTCGCCGAGATGTCGCGCGCGGAGATGCAAACGCTGTTCGCGCTCGCCGATAGCCTGCGCGAATCGGATCGGCCGCAAGTATTGGCCGGACGCACGGTGGTGAACCTGTTCTTCGAGCCATCGACGCGCACCCGGGTCAGCTTCGAGCTCGCGGCCATGCGTCTCGGCGCGCAAGTGGTTCCCTTCGACATCGAACATTCCTCGACCCAGAAAGGCGAGACCCTGCTCGACACCTTGCGCAATCTCGAGGCGATGGGCTGCGAACAATTCGTGGTGCGCCACAAGGAAAACGGCACGCCGGGTTTCCTCGCGGAGCAGGCGGCCGAGGGCGTCTCGATCATCAATGCCGGCGATGGCAACCACGCGCACCCGACCCAGGGACTTCTCGATGCCTACACGATCCTGCGCCACAAGCCCGACCTGGCGAATCGCCGTGTCGCCATCATCGGCGACATCCTGCACTCGCGCGTCGCGCGCTCCGACATCCAGGCCCTGCAAACACTCGGCATTGGCGAGTTGCGGGTGGCCGGACCGGAGGCCCTGTTGCCCGGCCGTGATGCCTTGCCCGGTTGCATCGTGCACCATCGCATCGATGACGCGGTACGCGATGCCGACGTGGTGATCATGCTGCGCCTGCAGAAGGAACGCATGCAGCACGCGTTGATCGCGTCCGATGCCGACTATTTCCGCGACTGGGGCCTGGACGAAGCCCGCTTGCGGCGTGCTCATCCGCAGGCCATCGTGATGCATCCGGGGCCGATCAACCGCAATGTCGAGATCGCCGATGCGGTCGCCGACGGTGCGCAGTCGCGCATCCTCGAACAGGTCTCGAACGGTGTTGCCATCCGCATGGCCGTGATGGCCACACTCGCCGGCGCCGCGGGCTGA